Proteins encoded within one genomic window of Haloimpatiens massiliensis:
- a CDS encoding serine/threonine-protein kinase, with the protein MSEYKGKIIDGRYKLIEILGKGGMSVVYKAVSINFEKNWAVKEITLNKNADIDFLAEPNILKNLDHPALPRIVDIINEEEKIYIVLDYIDGTSLNILLNQCISFPEEKVISWAKELCDVLKYLHNQKPNPIIYRDMKPGNIMLNKEGKIKLIDFGIAREYKKDTASDTVIIGTRGYAAPEQYGNHQTDNRTDIYSLGVTLYHLLTGQGPNDPPYELVPVRTINPKYSEGIEHIISKCIQQDPINRYQNIEELIYDLNNIEKLSYSYKIKKRRSKGKYFIAALCIGVAITVFGVFKINNLKNNDYMSLLTKGEQYQEAKQYDDALRVFNSAIDNLPDKDEGYLAVANLYYAQSDFDKMLKYLKVEAVSERPELIQNDKYNYFLGLACFSKANYKEAISCFEKVKDKKFEGVNYYYAISKSLNKPGKLTKDDEAIKNVDELIKYIETIENEEKRLRGYIMIADIYRDNFMILDEDYNKQIDLLEKINSQSKDKGNTAIYERLGAAYNAKAMLSDNEAERKKYYNKSLENYLMVKKLGTDTMTLYSSLGNVELQLRNFDEAEKYFKVLINKYPNNSIGYAKLAKLFYLKQMTKDKEQRDFSDFFKNYKLAEKYSTTQSSNDIQALKQIYKELQNQGYVK; encoded by the coding sequence ATGTCTGAATACAAAGGGAAGATAATAGATGGTAGATATAAACTTATAGAGATATTAGGTAAGGGCGGTATGAGTGTAGTATATAAAGCTGTAAGCATAAATTTTGAAAAGAATTGGGCTGTAAAGGAAATTACTCTCAATAAAAATGCTGATATAGATTTTCTAGCTGAGCCAAACATATTAAAAAATTTAGATCATCCAGCGCTGCCTAGGATTGTGGATATTATAAATGAAGAAGAAAAAATATATATAGTTTTAGATTATATAGATGGGACAAGTTTAAATATTCTATTGAATCAGTGTATATCTTTTCCAGAAGAAAAGGTTATAAGTTGGGCCAAGGAGCTATGTGATGTATTGAAATACTTACACAATCAGAAGCCAAATCCAATCATATATAGGGATATGAAGCCTGGAAACATAATGCTAAATAAAGAAGGAAAAATAAAACTTATAGATTTTGGAATAGCAAGAGAATATAAAAAAGATACTGCATCAGATACTGTAATTATAGGAACTAGGGGATATGCAGCACCAGAACAATATGGCAATCATCAAACAGATAATAGAACAGATATTTATAGCTTAGGGGTTACTTTATACCATCTATTGACGGGACAAGGACCCAATGATCCACCCTATGAACTTGTACCAGTTAGGACTATAAACCCAAAGTACTCAGAGGGGATAGAACATATAATTTCAAAATGTATTCAGCAAGACCCTATTAACAGATATCAAAATATAGAGGAACTCATTTATGATTTGAATAATATAGAAAAATTAAGCTATAGTTATAAAATTAAAAAGAGAAGAAGCAAAGGCAAGTATTTTATAGCTGCTTTATGCATTGGAGTGGCAATAACGGTGTTTGGTGTTTTTAAAATAAATAATCTAAAAAACAATGATTACATGTCACTTTTAACTAAGGGAGAACAGTATCAAGAGGCAAAGCAATATGATGATGCTTTAAGGGTTTTTAATAGTGCTATTGATAATTTGCCTGATAAAGATGAGGGATATTTAGCAGTGGCCAATTTGTACTATGCTCAATCAGACTTTGACAAAATGCTCAAGTATTTAAAAGTGGAAGCTGTTAGTGAAAGACCTGAATTAATCCAAAATGATAAGTATAATTATTTTTTAGGTCTGGCGTGTTTTTCAAAAGCAAATTATAAGGAAGCTATCAGTTGTTTTGAAAAGGTTAAAGATAAAAAATTTGAAGGTGTTAATTATTATTATGCTATATCTAAGTCATTAAATAAACCAGGGAAGCTTACCAAAGACGATGAAGCTATAAAAAATGTTGACGAACTAATTAAATATATAGAAACCATAGAAAATGAGGAAAAGAGATTAAGAGGCTATATAATGATAGCTGATATATACAGAGATAATTTTATGATATTAGATGAGGATTATAATAAGCAAATAGATTTATTAGAAAAAATCAATTCTCAAAGTAAGGATAAAGGAAATACGGCTATTTATGAAAGATTAGGCGCTGCATACAATGCAAAGGCTATGTTATCGGATAATGAGGCGGAAAGGAAAAAATATTATAATAAGTCTTTAGAAAATTATTTAATGGTTAAGAAATTAGGAACAGATACTATGACTCTTTATAGTAGTTTAGGCAATGTGGAGCTTCAATTGCGAAACTTTGATGAAGCTGAAAAATACTTTAAAGTTTTGATTAATAAATATCCTAATAATTCCATAGGATATGCTAAGTTAGCTAAGTTATTTTATTTAAAGCAAATGACAAAGGACAAAGAGCAAAGAGATTTTTCAGATTTTTTCAAAAATTACAAACTGGCTGAAAAATACAGTACAACTCAAAGTAGCAATGACATACAAGCGTTGAAACAAATATATAAGGAACTTCAAAACCAAGGGTATGTAAAATAA
- a CDS encoding PP2C family protein-serine/threonine phosphatase, with protein sequence MKNLKFHVGIASDIGNIKKINEDNVLVEIGEHREEEFGLFIVCDGLGGLSKGEIASITAVRLFKEWWEQKFSGVIKAGHEAILNSLEETILLANKSIYKYSKENNIKMGTTITVLFIYEGKYYIANVGDSRIYKINRRIVQETEDDSYVAMKVKNKEMTVEEAKRSKMKNVLLQCVGAKENIVVYKKMGSIGDTNAFILCSDGFYNKFQEEEMIENVNKLLKGKDYGQWDYRNNKFKGKHYKGRNYKGGHYESKKYQGGHYQGKDYVDKDYLYKDYGGKNYDIEVQKLALDMIHTVKSREERDNISVIIVLIENEKRKMGIFNRLFGR encoded by the coding sequence ATGAAAAATTTAAAATTTCATGTAGGAATTGCTAGTGATATAGGCAATATAAAAAAAATTAACGAAGATAACGTGTTAGTTGAAATTGGTGAGCATAGGGAGGAAGAGTTTGGATTATTTATTGTTTGTGATGGGTTAGGAGGCTTATCCAAAGGAGAAATAGCTAGTATTACAGCAGTTAGATTATTTAAGGAATGGTGGGAACAAAAGTTTAGCGGAGTGATTAAAGCTGGTCATGAAGCAATATTGAATTCATTGGAAGAGACTATTTTACTTGCCAATAAATCAATATACAAATATTCTAAGGAAAATAATATTAAAATGGGAACAACTATAACAGTGTTGTTTATATATGAAGGAAAATATTATATTGCCAATGTAGGAGATTCAAGAATTTATAAAATAAATAGGAGGATAGTACAAGAAACAGAGGATGATTCCTATGTGGCTATGAAGGTTAAAAACAAAGAGATGACAGTAGAAGAGGCTAAAAGAAGTAAAATGAAGAATGTACTTTTACAATGCGTAGGTGCCAAAGAGAATATAGTAGTTTATAAAAAAATGGGATCAATAGGGGATACCAATGCTTTTATATTGTGTAGCGATGGCTTTTATAATAAATTTCAGGAAGAAGAAATGATAGAAAATGTTAATAAGCTCTTAAAGGGTAAGGACTATGGACAATGGGATTATAGAAATAACAAATTTAAAGGAAAGCACTATAAGGGCAGGAATTACAAAGGTGGGCATTACGAAAGTAAGAAATACCAAGGTGGGCACTACCAAGGCAAAGATTATGTAGATAAGGATTATTTATATAAGGACTATGGGGGCAAAAATTATGATATAGAGGTTCAAAAATTAGCTTTGGATATGATTCATACAGTAAAGTCCAGAGAAGAAAGAGATAATATATCCGTAATTATTGTATTAATAGAAAATGAAAAGAGAAAAATGGGGATTTTTAATAGATTATTTGGAAGATAA
- a CDS encoding AAA family ATPase, which yields MKNIVIMLVDRDEKYLMPIELKLIQELGDKLELIVISNEDYLKEYFNLPRHIDILIINEELYDPKLQKHNIANTFILTEQEELKEITCSLSVHNIYKYTSVKEIYNEVMSNSSIEPVRENHKSKVIMVYSPIGGSGKTTVSIGIAAALKHLNKRVFYLNTESIQSFDFIIGNDQYCTSGFDRYLVNKDEKILNHLDDAMGKKPFDYLLPFKQPVSSLNIGMKEFGFFIEKLKDSGKYDYIIVDTSNEFNSEKSMLMGYCHKVIILTKQSKVDAIKLNNLRVNIDCSNPNKFIFICNKYVDTKENYLIKDEYISNCNISEYIDCFREEDITIDFLAKNRCFNKIIYMFN from the coding sequence ATGAAAAATATAGTTATTATGTTGGTTGATAGAGATGAAAAATATTTAATGCCTATTGAATTAAAATTAATACAAGAGCTGGGTGATAAACTTGAGCTCATAGTGATTTCCAATGAAGATTATTTGAAGGAGTATTTCAATTTACCAAGACATATAGATATATTGATAATAAATGAGGAATTATATGATCCAAAGCTGCAAAAGCATAATATAGCAAATACATTTATATTAACAGAACAAGAAGAGTTAAAGGAAATAACCTGTAGCTTAAGTGTACACAACATATATAAATATACAAGTGTAAAGGAAATTTACAATGAAGTAATGAGTAATAGTTCTATAGAGCCAGTTAGAGAAAATCATAAGTCAAAGGTAATAATGGTTTATTCTCCAATAGGGGGAAGTGGTAAAACCACTGTGTCTATAGGTATAGCTGCAGCTTTAAAACATTTAAATAAAAGAGTATTTTATTTAAATACGGAAAGTATACAAAGCTTTGATTTTATAATTGGAAATGATCAATATTGCACTTCAGGCTTTGATAGATATTTGGTGAATAAGGATGAGAAAATTCTTAATCATTTAGATGATGCAATGGGTAAAAAACCTTTTGATTATTTATTACCTTTTAAACAACCTGTGTCTTCATTAAATATAGGTATGAAGGAGTTTGGATTTTTTATTGAAAAACTTAAAGACAGTGGTAAGTATGACTATATAATAGTTGACACATCTAATGAGTTTAACAGTGAAAAGTCTATGCTTATGGGTTATTGCCATAAGGTAATCATATTAACAAAGCAGAGCAAAGTAGATGCAATAAAATTAAATAATTTAAGGGTTAATATAGATTGTTCAAATCCAAATAAGTTTATATTTATTTGCAATAAGTATGTAGACACTAAGGAAAATTATTTAATCAAAGATGAGTATATTAGTAATTGTAATATTTCCGAATATATAGATTGTTTTAGAGAAGAGGATATTACAATAGATTTTTTAGCAAAGAATAGATGCTTTAATAAGATTATATATATGTTTAATTAA
- a CDS encoding EsaB/YukD family protein codes for MNKAIVILNIPKLNKKVDIEVPLDITANDLVIAINKAYDLKINTDNIMEVYARSEKPIALLKGNKTLEEFNIRDGSIINILE; via the coding sequence ATGAATAAGGCAATTGTAATATTAAATATACCAAAACTTAATAAGAAGGTAGATATAGAAGTACCTCTAGACATTACAGCTAATGATTTGGTGATAGCTATAAATAAGGCCTATGATTTAAAAATTAACACTGATAATATTATGGAGGTTTATGCAAGGTCTGAAAAGCCCATAGCTTTATTAAAAGGGAATAAAACACTAGAGGAATTCAATATTAGAGATGGTTCTATTATAAATATTTTAGAGTAG
- a CDS encoding FHA domain-containing protein gives MNSLIEENRYSTNINYILSQESIFYEVGYKVLQNQVNNGFVKCVKVMHNGKIKLVYDISKYKDLETVIQNSGVDIFIKIIRKLLIVALNVEENGFIEYKNINTNLNSIFVDTNNLNIYYIYIPVIYDNGRTEKTFSNELKQNILKAIDNNKKLTGSAIDNLYSNLNSSKSLENIFREINISTANIKSEVKKESGVKKEVRHKLSENHIDSEDHGGTRDYKDTKNKKRYIGPFSSIFSRKRKNKAEEHKSGHNTSSFRTKYEHYNNCHDTRLLEDDGTTLLSEEQSAKIALTGVNTPEKITIVIDKPEFIIGSKDEYVEGLITFNKAISRKHCSILKENEKYYMVDLGSSNGTFINGRRLEKDVKEEIVPGDIVTLANSEFMIVEIRHI, from the coding sequence TTGAATTCTCTTATTGAAGAAAATAGATATAGCACAAATATAAACTATATACTTAGTCAGGAGAGTATTTTTTACGAAGTTGGATATAAGGTATTACAAAACCAAGTGAATAATGGTTTTGTGAAATGCGTTAAAGTCATGCATAATGGAAAAATTAAATTGGTTTATGACATTTCAAAATATAAAGATTTAGAAACTGTAATACAAAATAGTGGCGTAGACATATTTATAAAAATAATAAGAAAGTTACTGATAGTGGCCTTAAATGTAGAAGAAAACGGATTTATAGAATATAAAAATATTAATACAAACTTAAATTCTATATTTGTAGATACCAACAATCTTAATATTTATTATATATACATTCCAGTAATATATGATAACGGAAGAACAGAAAAGACATTTAGTAATGAATTAAAACAAAATATATTAAAAGCTATTGATAACAATAAAAAACTTACAGGAAGCGCCATTGATAACTTGTATTCTAATTTAAATTCAAGCAAATCTTTAGAGAATATTTTCAGGGAGATTAACATTAGTACTGCAAATATTAAATCAGAAGTAAAAAAAGAGTCTGGTGTAAAAAAAGAAGTTAGGCATAAGCTTAGTGAAAATCATATAGATAGTGAAGATCATGGGGGTACTAGAGATTACAAGGACACTAAAAATAAAAAGAGATATATAGGACCATTTAGTAGCATATTTTCAAGAAAAAGAAAAAATAAAGCTGAGGAGCATAAAAGTGGACACAATACATCAAGTTTTCGCACTAAATATGAGCACTACAATAACTGCCATGATACAAGATTATTAGAGGATGATGGTACAACTTTGCTATCTGAAGAGCAAAGTGCAAAAATAGCGTTAACGGGAGTAAATACTCCAGAAAAAATAACAATAGTTATAGATAAGCCGGAATTTATAATAGGGAGTAAGGATGAATATGTAGAGGGATTAATTACATTTAATAAAGCTATAAGCAGGAAGCATTGCAGTATTTTAAAGGAAAATGAAAAATACTATATGGTTGACCTTGGAAGCTCCAATGGTACATTTATTAATGGTAGAAGGCTAGAAAAAGATGTAAAAGAAGAGATAGTGCCAGGGGATATAGTTACCCTTGCCAATAGTGAATTTATGATTGTTGAAATAAGGCACATTTAA